Proteins encoded in a region of the Borrelia hermsii DAH genome:
- a CDS encoding CRASP family complement regulator-acquiring lipoprotein has product MKNYFSATLIFITFILIACNPNLKPAPNETRNRKAKILIDKLISQTDNIKHILNIHNNDKWVEDNTQFDMKGTNQLFDVISTDNNKKYKDNEFARREIYLAFEYHTSSIREFGTIANKLADGAIKGSNQDIQHLNMVINQVKQYARNYFLAAFTPLINKKDNLTSLSFRDLRKLTNKFKTLENKKQQIKNTLLRIKNDFNNNHNNIKTGSIANLIKYLTVDNKYPEQLTYAAITIDYICKDISSILGKI; this is encoded by the coding sequence ATTGCCTGCAATCCAAATCTTAAACCAGCTCCTAATGAGACAAGAAATAGAAAGGCTAAAATTCTAATAGATAAACTAATAAGCCAAACTGATAATATTAAACACATACTCAATATACACAACAATGATAAATGGGTCGAAGATAACACTCAATTTGACATGAAGGGAACAAATCAATTATTTGATGTCATTAGCACTGATAATAACAAAAAATATAAGGATAATGAATTTGCCAGGAGAGAAATTTATTTAGCCTTCGAGTATCACACAAGCTCCATTAGAGAATTTGGGACAATTGCTAACAAATTAGCAGATGGTGCTATTAAAGGCAGTAATCAAGATATTCAACACCTAAACATGGTCATAAACCAAGTAAAGCAATATGCTAGAAATTATTTTTTAGCTGCATTCACACCACTAATCAACAAAAAAGATAACCTTACCTCTTTAAGTTTTCGTGACTTAAGAAAACTTACAAACAAATTCAAAACACTTGAAAATAAAAAACAACAGATTAAAAATACGCTGCTCAGGATAAAAAATGATTTCAATAATAATCATAATAATATTAAAACAGGCAGTATCGCTAATTTAATAAAATACCTGACTGTCGATAATAAATATCCTGAACAACTTACATATGCAGCTATTACAATCGACTACATATGTAAAGACATTAGCTCAATCTTAGGTAAAATATAA
- a CDS encoding virulence associated lipoprotein, producing MKHKVFIICILTGLILLGCNQNSKEKEDPTTPVDTAQQEKAAKQAIIDDLTAKAQQVETELSTHKDTAWDETAQAYDISGADQLFDAIEYDNAQSQKTKYNGNDNESKKARREMYLAFAYKKDDIKAFGALANKMTAPGAPPEMKGTLEMIVDNMRQYARDFYLTAFDTLTSKKDRLMELTLSDLKILKTKFHILLASKTNLKSAADVIIGDYNNDIEIGAANPKHKLKTNATAEEIKKYLEDKKNIFTTDLNTVKNDVPKIITILNKIQ from the coding sequence TTGAAACACAAGGTTTTTATTATATGTATTTTAACAGGCTTGATTTTACTGGGCTGTAATCAAAATTCAAAGGAGAAGGAAGATCCTACAACACCGGTTGACACAGCCCAACAAGAAAAAGCTGCAAAACAGGCTATTATCGATGACTTAACAGCAAAAGCTCAACAAGTAGAAACAGAACTAAGCACACATAAGGATACAGCTTGGGATGAAACTGCACAAGCTTATGACATCTCAGGTGCCGATCAATTATTTGATGCAATTGAATATGATAATGCTCAGAGTCAAAAAACAAAATACAATGGCAATGATAATGAGAGTAAAAAAGCTAGACGAGAAATGTACCTAGCCTTTGCTTATAAGAAAGACGACATTAAAGCTTTTGGGGCACTTGCCAACAAAATGACAGCTCCAGGAGCACCTCCAGAAATGAAGGGTACTCTAGAGATGATTGTAGATAATATGAGACAATATGCTAGGGATTTCTACTTAACAGCATTCGATACGCTAACTAGCAAAAAAGATAGGCTTATGGAACTGACTCTAAGCGATCTAAAAATACTGAAAACAAAGTTCCATATACTTCTAGCATCAAAAACAAATCTTAAAAGTGCAGCAGATGTAATCATCGGGGACTACAATAATGATATAGAAATTGGCGCTGCTAACCCTAAACATAAACTTAAAACTAATGCTACTGCTGAGGAAATAAAAAAGTACTTAGAAGACAAAAAAAATATCTTTACGACTGACTTAAATACAGTAAAAAATGACGTTCCCAAGATTATTACAATCTTAAATAAGATTCAATAA
- a CDS encoding CRASP family complement regulator-acquiring lipoprotein, whose product MKYKIFIICILTGLFLPLLALVSCNSEPEKTEGVKLGAKSNANTLTPKPGPRKHDPPKPGKTDPLKPDNPGGGAAGNSSGGAAGNSGSGAANQQDEAAKQHIVNHLTALIVPSIKDNINIYNSITWNEAAEAYDISGANQLFDVIEYDNAQSQKTKYNGNDDESKTTRREMYLGFGYNKNYIKAFGALANKIAATKNVQMKTELENMVKKIREYGTAYHLTAFNTLINKKDKLLKLDLSDLQILKARFDAIHPTEITILFTFKDTIYSDYELNIEVGTAKHTLQDNATAEEIQKYLKDKFTSVEPDFAKVIEEAPKIAGILNKIQ is encoded by the coding sequence ATGAAATACAAGATTTTTATTATATGTATTTTAACAGGTTTGTTTCTACCACTCTTAGCTCTGGTTTCTTGCAACTCAGAACCTGAAAAAACAGAGGGAGTAAAATTAGGAGCAAAATCAAATGCAAACACTCTTACACCAAAGCCTGGTCCACGCAAGCACGATCCACCAAAGCCTGGCAAGACTGATCCACTAAAGCCTGATAATCCTGGCGGAGGGGCAGCGGGCAATTCTAGCGGAGGGGCAGCAGGCAATTCTGGCAGCGGAGCTGCAAACCAACAGGATGAAGCTGCAAAACAGCACATCGTCAATCACTTAACAGCACTTATTGTTCCATCAATAAAAGATAACATAAACATATATAATAGTATAACTTGGAATGAGGCTGCAGAAGCTTATGACATCTCAGGCGCCAATCAATTATTTGATGTAATTGAATATGATAATGCTCAGAGCCAAAAAACAAAATACAATGGTAATGATGATGAGAGTAAAACAACTAGACGAGAAATGTACCTAGGCTTTGGTTATAATAAAAACTACATTAAGGCTTTTGGGGCACTTGCAAACAAAATAGCAGCAACTAAAAATGTACAAATGAAAACCGAGCTTGAAAATATGGTGAAGAAGATAAGAGAATATGGTACAGCTTACCACTTAACAGCATTCAATACGCTAATTAACAAAAAAGATAAGCTTTTGAAGCTGGATCTAAGTGATTTACAAATACTGAAAGCAAGGTTTGATGCAATTCATCCAACAGAGATAACTATTCTCTTTACATTCAAAGATACAATCTACAGTGATTACGAGCTTAACATAGAAGTTGGTACCGCTAAACATACACTTCAAGATAATGCTACCGCTGAGGAAATACAAAAGTACCTAAAAGATAAATTCACTTCAGTCGAACCCGACTTCGCTAAAGTCATAGAGGAAGCTCCCAAGATTGCCGGTATCTTAAATAAGATTCAATAA
- a CDS encoding CRASP family complement regulator-acquiring lipoprotein, producing the protein MKYKIFIICILTGLFIPLLALVSCNSEHEKTEGDKFPTNTQNEAEKQVIVDKLITSIIIPAIKTNIDIYNSTTWDETAEAYDISGANQLFDVIEYDNAQSQKTKYNGNDDESKTTRREMYLSLHYISSIIKAFGALANKMVAAKNAQMKTELENMVDKLRKQGKAFYFTAYNTLITKQDKLLKLDLSDLQTLKVKFDAINSANKKIYPAFVKPITNDYYKNIEIGTAKHTLQDNATAGEIQTYLKDKFNSAEPHFNTIINEATDIANILKKI; encoded by the coding sequence TTGAAATACAAGATTTTTATTATATGTATTTTAACAGGTTTGTTTATACCTCTCTTAGCTCTGGTTTCTTGCAACTCAGAACATGAAAAAACGGAGGGGGATAAATTTCCTACAAACACACAAAATGAGGCTGAAAAACAGGTTATTGTCGATAAACTAATAACCTCTATTATTATTCCAGCAATAAAAACCAACATAGACATATATAATAGTACAACTTGGGATGAGACTGCAGAAGCTTATGACATCTCAGGTGCCAATCAATTATTTGATGTAATTGAATATGATAATGCTCAGAGCCAAAAAACAAAATACAATGGTAATGATGATGAGAGTAAAACAACTAGACGAGAAATGTACCTAAGCCTTCATTATATTTCTAGCATCATTAAAGCTTTTGGAGCACTTGCAAACAAAATGGTAGCAGCTAAAAATGCACAAATGAAAACCGAGCTCGAAAATATGGTGGATAAGCTAAGAAAACAGGGGAAAGCTTTCTACTTCACAGCATACAATACGCTAATTACTAAACAAGATAAGCTCTTGAAGCTGGATCTAAGTGATTTACAAACACTGAAAGTAAAGTTTGATGCAATTAATTCAGCAAATAAAAAGATTTACCCAGCATTCGTAAAGCCAATTACAAATGATTACTATAAGAACATAGAAATTGGTACCGCTAAACATACACTTCAAGATAATGCTACCGCTGGGGAAATACAAACTTATCTAAAAGACAAATTCAATTCAGCTGAACCCCACTTCAATACAATCATAAATGAAGCTACTGATATTGCCAACATCTTAAAGAAGATTTAA
- a CDS encoding virulence associated lipoprotein: MKYKIFIICILTGLFIPLLALVSCNSEPEKTEGVKLNANTITPKPGLRKPNPPKPGGGATDPSGGAAAGNSGSGAANQQDEAAKQHIVNHLTALIVPSIKDNINIYNSITWNEAAEAYDISGANQLFDVIEYDNAQSQKTKYNGNDDESKTTRREMYLGFGYIALDIQAFGALANKMIAAKNAQMKTDLENMVDKIREYGTAYYLTAFNTLIKKQDKLMKLDLSDLQTLKVKFDEVNSTDNKIYSAFANSIEEDYNKNIEIGTAKHTLQDNATAEEIQKYLKDKFTPVKPDFDKIIKEATDVAGILNKIQ, from the coding sequence TTGAAATACAAGATTTTTATTATATGTATTTTAACAGGTTTGTTTATACCTCTCTTAGCTCTGGTTTCTTGCAACTCAGAACCTGAAAAAACAGAGGGAGTAAAATTAAATGCAAACACTATTACCCCTAAGCCTGGCCTACGCAAGCCCAATCCACCTAAGCCTGGCGGCGGGGCAACTGATCCTAGCGGTGGGGCAGCAGCAGGCAACTCTGGCAGCGGAGCTGCAAACCAACAGGATGAAGCTGCAAAACAGCACATTGTCAATCACTTAACAGCACTTATTGTTCCATCAATAAAAGATAACATAAACATATATAATAGTATAACTTGGAATGAGGCTGCAGAAGCTTATGACATCTCAGGTGCCAATCAATTATTTGATGTAATTGAATATGATAATGCTCAGAGCCAAAAAACAAAATACAATGGTAATGATGATGAGAGTAAAACAACTAGACGAGAAATGTATCTAGGCTTTGGTTATATTGCACTCGACATTCAAGCTTTTGGGGCACTTGCAAACAAAATGATAGCAGCTAAAAATGCACAAATGAAAACCGATCTTGAAAATATGGTGGATAAGATAAGAGAATATGGTACAGCTTACTACTTAACAGCATTCAATACGCTAATTAAAAAACAAGATAAGCTTATGAAGCTGGATCTAAGTGATTTACAAACACTGAAAGTAAAGTTTGATGAAGTTAACTCAACAGATAACAAGATTTACTCAGCATTTGCAAATTCAATCGAAGAGGATTACAATAAGAACATAGAAATTGGTACCGCTAAACATACACTTCAAGATAATGCTACCGCTGAGGAAATACAAAAGTACCTAAAAGACAAATTCACTCCGGTCAAACCCGACTTCGATAAAATCATAAAGGAAGCTACCGATGTTGCTGGTATCTTAAATAAGATTCAATAA
- a CDS encoding virulence associated lipoprotein produces the protein MKYKIFIICTLTGLFLPLLALVSCNSEHEKTEIVKLGAKLNANTLTPNPGKTDPLKPDNPGGGATDPNGGAAAGNSGSRAANQQDEAKKQSIIDYLIALINQGIKDNINTHNDTTWNEAAGGYNIQASNQLFGVIQYTDAQKQQKLYNLQDNESKTARREMYLGFDYFPPYIEAFGKLANKMVSTQNVQMKTDLENMVDKIREYGTAYYLTAFNTLIKKQDKLMGLDLGDLQTLKEKFNEINLANTEISHEFTYLIYYNYDKNIEVGTADPKHQLQTTATAEEIQDYLKDRFNSAESDFDAIIKEATDIANILNKIQ, from the coding sequence TTGAAATACAAGATCTTTATTATATGCACTCTAACAGGTTTGTTTCTACCTCTCTTAGCTCTGGTTTCTTGCAACTCAGAACATGAAAAAACAGAAATAGTAAAATTAGGAGCAAAATTAAATGCAAACACTCTTACACCTAATCCTGGCAAGACTGATCCACTAAAGCCTGATAATCCTGGCGGAGGGGCAACTGATCCTAACGGTGGGGCAGCAGCAGGCAATTCTGGCAGCAGAGCTGCAAACCAACAGGATGAAGCTAAAAAACAGAGTATTATCGATTACTTAATAGCACTTATTAATCAAGGGATAAAAGACAACATAAACACACATAATGATACAACTTGGAATGAGGCTGCAGGAGGATACAACATTCAAGCTTCCAATCAATTATTTGGTGTAATTCAGTATACTGATGCTCAGAAGCAGCAAAAACTCTATAACCTTCAGGATAATGAGAGCAAAACAGCTAGACGAGAAATGTACCTGGGCTTTGATTATTTTCCACCATACATTGAAGCTTTTGGGAAACTTGCAAATAAAATGGTATCAACTCAAAATGTACAAATGAAAACCGATCTCGAAAATATGGTGGATAAGATAAGAGAATATGGTACAGCTTACTACTTAACAGCATTCAATACGCTAATTAAAAAACAAGATAAGCTTATGGGGCTGGACCTAGGTGATTTACAAACACTGAAAGAAAAATTTAATGAAATTAATTTAGCAAATACCGAGATTTCCCATGAATTCACATATCTAATCTACTATAATTACGATAAGAATATAGAAGTTGGTACCGCTGACCCTAAACATCAACTTCAAACTACTGCTACCGCTGAGGAAATACAAGATTATCTAAAAGACAGATTCAATTCAGCTGAATCCGACTTCGATGCAATCATAAAGGAAGCTACCGATATTGCCAACATCTTAAATAAGATTCAATAA
- a CDS encoding CRASP family complement regulator-acquiring lipoprotein, whose protein sequence is MKYKIFIICILTGLFLPLLALISCNSEPEKTEGVKLGAKLNANTLMPKPGRIADQQDEAKKQLIINDLIAFIIPIIKDNIDTHNDTTWDEDAQGYNIKASNQLFGVIQHTDAQGNKKLYNAQDDGSKTARREMYLGFDYKKNYIKAFGALANKMIAAKNAQMKTDLENMVDKIREYARAYYLTAFNTLIKKKDKLLKLDLSDLQTLKAKFWGMSSTYRDISFHLSSIYNDYDKDIKVGTAKHQLQTTATAEEIQKYLKDKFKPIEAYFNTIINTAPRATGILNKIQ, encoded by the coding sequence TTGAAATACAAGATTTTTATTATATGCATTTTAACAGGTTTGTTTTTACCACTTTTAGCTCTGATTTCTTGCAACTCAGAACCTGAAAAAACGGAGGGAGTAAAATTAGGAGCAAAATTAAATGCAAACACTCTTATGCCAAAGCCTGGCAGAATTGCAGACCAACAGGATGAAGCTAAAAAACAGCTTATTATCAATGACTTAATAGCATTTATTATTCCAATAATAAAAGACAACATAGACACACATAATGATACAACTTGGGATGAGGATGCGCAAGGATACAACATTAAAGCTTCCAATCAATTATTTGGCGTAATTCAGCATACTGATGCTCAGGGCAATAAAAAACTCTATAACGCTCAGGATGATGGAAGTAAAACAGCTAGACGAGAAATGTACCTAGGCTTTGATTATAAGAAAAACTACATTAAAGCTTTTGGGGCACTTGCAAACAAAATGATAGCAGCTAAAAATGCACAAATGAAAACCGATCTCGAAAATATGGTGGATAAGATAAGAGAATATGCTAGAGCTTACTATTTAACAGCATTCAATACGCTAATTAAAAAAAAAGATAAGCTCTTGAAGTTGGATCTAAGTGATCTACAAACACTGAAAGCAAAGTTTTGGGGAATGTCATCCACATATCGCGATATTTCATTTCACTTATCTTCAATCTACAATGATTACGATAAGGACATAAAAGTTGGTACCGCTAAACATCAACTTCAAACTACTGCTACCGCTGAGGAAATACAAAAGTACCTAAAAGACAAATTCAAGCCAATTGAAGCCTACTTCAATACAATTATAAATACAGCTCCCAGGGCTACCGGTATCTTAAATAAGATTCAATAA
- a CDS encoding virulence associated lipoprotein, producing MKYKIFIIFILTGLLLPLLALVSCNSEPEKTEGVKLGAKLNANTPTPKPGGLTGGGLRKLDPPPKPGGGATDPGNSAGNHPGGGATDPGSGAGNHPGGGATDPGGGATTGPSGGATSPGGGATDPNGGATDPGSGAGNHPGGGADQQDEAEKQDIIDYFTKLMHQGIKKSISIHNDTTWSEVGESYNLQTSAQFFGVIQYTDAKKQKKLYNTQDDESKTARREMYLAFEYLLPYIEAFGALANKMAAAQNVQMKTELTNMVKKIRQYARAFYLTACNPLIKKQDKLMELDLSDLQTLKAKVGAINTEYKNINFLFINSIYNDYYNNIEIGTAKHTLQDNATAEEIQAYLNGKFTSVESEFNTVIKEAPDVAGILNKIQ from the coding sequence TTGAAATACAAGATTTTTATTATATTCATTTTAACAGGTTTGCTTCTACCGCTCTTAGCTCTGGTTTCTTGCAACTCAGAACCTGAAAAAACAGAGGGAGTAAAATTAGGAGCAAAATTAAATGCAAACACTCCTACACCTAAGCCTGGTGGACTAACTGGTGGTGGGCTACGCAAGCTCGATCCACCACCAAAGCCTGGCGGCGGAGCAACTGATCCTGGCAACAGTGCAGGTAATCATCCTGGCGGCGGAGCAACTGATCCTGGCAGCGGTGCGGGCAATCATCCTGGCGGCGGAGCAACTGATCCTGGCGGAGGGGCAACTACTGGTCCTAGCGGAGGGGCAACTAGTCCTGGCGGCGGAGCAACTGATCCTAACGGTGGGGCAACTGATCCTGGCAGCGGTGCGGGCAATCATCCTGGCGGAGGTGCAGACCAACAGGATGAAGCTGAAAAACAGGATATTATTGATTACTTCACAAAACTTATGCATCAAGGAATAAAAAAAAGCATAAGCATACATAATGATACAACTTGGAGTGAAGTTGGAGAAAGTTACAACCTTCAAACTTCCGCTCAATTCTTCGGTGTAATTCAGTATACTGATGCTAAAAAACAGAAAAAACTTTATAATACTCAGGATGATGAGAGTAAAACAGCTAGACGCGAAATGTACCTGGCCTTTGAATATTTGCTACCATACATTGAAGCTTTTGGAGCACTTGCAAACAAAATGGCAGCAGCTCAAAATGTACAAATGAAAACCGAGCTTACAAATATGGTGAAGAAGATAAGACAATATGCTAGGGCTTTCTACTTAACAGCATGCAATCCGCTAATTAAAAAACAAGACAAGCTTATGGAGCTGGACCTAAGTGATTTACAAACACTTAAAGCAAAGGTTGGAGCAATTAATACAGAATATAAAAATATTAATTTCTTATTTATAAATTCAATCTATAATGATTATTATAATAACATAGAAATTGGTACCGCTAAACATACACTTCAAGATAATGCTACCGCTGAGGAAATACAAGCTTATCTAAACGGCAAATTCACTTCAGTTGAATCCGAATTCAATACAGTCATAAAGGAAGCTCCCGATGTTGCCGGTATCTTAAATAAAATTCAATAA
- a CDS encoding virulence associated lipoprotein — MKYKIFIIFILAGLLLPLLALVSCNSEPEKTEIVKLGAKLKANTPTPKPGGLTGGGLRKHDPPPKPGGGATDPGGGATTGPSGGATDPGGGATDPGSGAGNHPGGGATDPGGGATDPGSGAGNHPGGGATDPDGGATTGPSGGATTSPGGGATSPGGGATTGPSGGATSPGGGATTGPSGGATSPGGGATTGPSGGATSPGGGATTSPGGGATSPGGGATTSPSGGATTSPGGGATSPGGGAGNHPGGGATTGPSGGATSPGGGATDPNGGATDPGNSAGNHPGGGATSPGGGATTGPSGGATSPGGGATTGPSGGATSPGGGATDPGSSAGNHPGGWVTSPGGGATDPGSSAGNHPGGWVTGPVGGAADQQDEAAKQNTIDYLISFIIPAIKTKINIHNDATWNEGGEDYNISGANQFFGAIQYTDAQKQPKLYNTQDDESKTARREMYLGFGYSPPHIEAFGKLANKMVAAQNVQMKTDLENMVDKIRKYSKAYYLTTYNTLNDKQDKLMKLALSDLQILKERFSEIDSSNSDINSKFVYSIAKDCHEDIKIGTAKHQLKTTATAEEIQDYLKDKFDSAESDFDNAINTANEIAGILNKIQ; from the coding sequence TTGAAATACAAGATTTTTATTATATTCATTTTAGCAGGTTTGCTTCTACCGCTCTTAGCTCTGGTTTCTTGCAACTCAGAACCTGAAAAAACAGAAATAGTAAAATTAGGAGCAAAATTAAAGGCAAACACTCCTACACCTAAGCCTGGTGGACTAACTGGTGGTGGGCTACGCAAGCACGATCCACCACCAAAGCCTGGCGGCGGAGCAACTGATCCTGGCGGAGGGGCAACTACTGGTCCTAGCGGAGGCGCAACTGATCCTGGCGGAGGAGCAACTGATCCTGGCAGCGGCGCGGGCAATCATCCTGGCGGAGGCGCAACTGATCCTGGCGGAGGGGCAACTGATCCTGGCAGCGGCGCGGGCAATCATCCTGGCGGAGGCGCAACTGATCCTGACGGAGGGGCAACTACTGGTCCTAGCGGAGGGGCAACTACTAGTCCTGGCGGAGGGGCAACTAGTCCTGGCGGCGGAGCAACTACTGGTCCTAGCGGAGGGGCAACTAGTCCTGGCGGCGGAGCAACTACTGGTCCTAGCGGAGGGGCAACTAGTCCTGGCGGCGGAGCAACTACTGGTCCTAGCGGAGGGGCAACTAGTCCTGGCGGCGGAGCAACTACTAGTCCTGGCGGAGGGGCAACTAGTCCTGGCGGCGGAGCAACTACTAGTCCTAGCGGAGGGGCAACTACTAGTCCTGGCGGAGGGGCAACTAGTCCTGGCGGCGGTGCGGGCAATCATCCTGGCGGCGGAGCAACTACTGGTCCTAGCGGAGGGGCAACTAGTCCTGGCGGCGGAGCAACTGATCCTAACGGTGGGGCAACTGATCCTGGCAACAGTGCAGGTAATCATCCTGGCGGAGGGGCAACTAGTCCTGGCGGCGGAGCAACTACTGGTCCTAGCGGTGGGGCAACTAGTCCTGGCGGCGGAGCAACTACTGGTCCTAGCGGAGGGGCAACTAGTCCTGGCGGCGGAGCAACTGATCCTGGCAGCAGTGCGGGTAATCATCCTGGCGGCTGGGTAACTAGTCCTGGCGGCGGAGCAACTGATCCTGGCAGCAGTGCGGGTAATCATCCTGGCGGCTGGGTAACTGGTCCTGTCGGCGGAGCTGCAGACCAACAGGATGAAGCTGCAAAACAGAATACTATCGATTACTTAATAAGCTTTATTATTCCAGCAATAAAAACCAAAATAAACATACATAATGATGCAACTTGGAATGAGGGCGGAGAAGATTATAACATCTCAGGAGCCAATCAATTCTTCGGCGCAATTCAGTATACTGATGCTCAGAAGCAGCCAAAACTTTATAATACTCAGGATGATGAGAGTAAAACAGCTAGACGCGAAATGTACCTAGGTTTTGGTTATTCTCCACCACACATTGAAGCTTTTGGGAAACTTGCCAACAAAATGGTAGCAGCTCAAAATGTACAAATGAAAACTGATCTCGAAAATATGGTGGATAAGATAAGAAAATATAGTAAAGCTTACTATTTAACAACATACAATACGCTAAATGACAAACAAGATAAGCTTATGAAGCTGGCTCTAAGTGATTTACAAATACTGAAAGAAAGGTTTAGTGAAATTGATTCATCAAATAGCGATATTAACTCAAAATTCGTATATTCAATCGCAAAGGATTGCCATGAGGACATAAAAATTGGTACCGCTAAACATCAACTTAAAACTACTGCTACCGCTGAGGAAATACAAGATTATCTAAAAGACAAATTCGATTCAGCTGAATCCGACTTCGATAACGCCATAAATACAGCTAATGAGATTGCCGGTATCTTAAATAAGATTCAATAA
- a CDS encoding virulence associated lipoprotein, whose translation MKYKIFIICTLTGLFIPLLALVSCNSEPEKTEEVKLNANTITPKPGKTDPLKPGGLTDGLRKPDNPNGGATDPGGGATDPNGGAAAGNSGSGAANQQDEAEKQRIINTLINFMHQVIKDKINSHNNATWDEVGEDYNISGANQLFDVIQYTDAQKQQKLYNTQDDESKVARREMYLGLDYKKDYIKAFGALANKMVAAQNVQMKTELANMVDKIRQYARAFYFTAFNPLINKKDKLMELDLSDIETLGIKFQAIRSAYSNIFSKFVYSIYSDYDENIEIGTAKHTLQDNATAEEIQAYLNGKFTSNESYFDKIIMEATDIADILNKIQ comes from the coding sequence TTGAAATACAAGATTTTTATTATATGCACTCTAACAGGTTTGTTTATACCTCTCTTAGCTCTGGTTTCTTGCAACTCAGAACCTGAAAAAACAGAGGAAGTAAAATTAAATGCAAACACTATTACACCTAAGCCTGGCAAGACTGATCCACTAAAGCCTGGTGGACTAACTGATGGGCTACGCAAGCCTGATAATCCTAACGGTGGGGCAACTGATCCTGGCGGTGGGGCAACTGATCCTAACGGTGGGGCAGCAGCAGGCAATTCTGGCAGCGGAGCTGCAAACCAACAGGATGAAGCTGAAAAACAGCGTATCATCAATACCTTAATAAACTTTATGCATCAAGTAATAAAAGACAAAATAAACTCACATAATAATGCAACTTGGGATGAGGTCGGAGAAGATTATAACATCTCAGGTGCCAATCAATTATTTGATGTAATTCAGTATACTGATGCTCAGAAGCAGCAAAAACTCTATAATACTCAGGATGATGAGAGCAAAGTAGCTAGACGCGAAATGTACCTAGGCCTTGATTATAAGAAAGACTACATTAAAGCTTTTGGGGCACTTGCAAACAAAATGGTAGCAGCTCAAAATGTACAAATGAAAACCGAGCTTGCAAATATGGTGGACAAGATAAGACAATATGCTAGAGCTTTCTACTTCACAGCATTCAATCCGCTAATTAACAAAAAGGATAAGCTTATGGAGCTGGATCTAAGTGATATAGAAACACTGGGAATAAAGTTCCAAGCAATTCGTTCAGCATATAGCAATATTTTCTCAAAATTCGTATATTCAATCTACAGTGATTACGATGAGAACATAGAAATTGGTACCGCTAAACATACACTTCAAGATAATGCTACCGCTGAGGAAATACAAGCTTATCTAAACGGCAAATTCACTTCAAATGAATCCTACTTCGATAAAATCATAATGGAAGCTACCGATATTGCTGATATCTTAAATAAGATTCAATAA